A genomic region of Miscanthus floridulus cultivar M001 chromosome 3, ASM1932011v1, whole genome shotgun sequence contains the following coding sequences:
- the LOC136545611 gene encoding uncharacterized protein: MAATGGTPSPAKRPAHSDVSSSDSDSDGDLVSDLREIVCLLRLIKGGANKDGQKICEQIVASVAADIQTMLEETQLKFEEERQNLLKVLSNTSKEQCETSLNEEYSKFQETYDTFCKEKDAHMQTFRDLFSKVEVEKKKLLEKYEHHRKTETNTLSELDKTFSEKVTHAEQSVRRVKQDDKSFIIFRKSIGSFLECGSDDDFDLDE; this comes from the exons ATGGCCGCTACGGGCGGCACTCCGAGCCCGGCTAAGCGGCCGGCCCACTCTGACGTCTCCTCCTCCGATTCTGACTCTGACGGGGACCTCGTCAG TGACCTCAGGGAGATCGTGTGCCTGCTGCGGCTTATCAAGGGCGGGGCCAACAAGGACGGGCAGAAGATCTGTGAGCAGATCGTTGCTAG TGTGGCAGCAGATATTCAGACTATGCTAGAAGAAACCCAGCTGAAATTTGAGGAGGAAAG ACAGAATTTGCTAAAAGTACTGTCTAACACTTCCAAAGAG CAGTGTGAGACTTCACTGAACGAAGAGTACAGCAAGTTTCAGGAAACATATGATACGTTCTGTAAAGAAAAGGATGCTCACATGCAGACTTTCAGAG ACCTGTTCTCAAAAGTTGAAGTTGAGAAGAAGAAATTGCTTGAGAAGTATGAACATCATA GGAAGACAGAGACCAACACGTTATCTGAACTTGACAAAACATTCTCTGAGAAGGTAACACATGCGGAACAATCTGTCAGAAGGGTGAAGCAG GATGACAAGTCATTTATCATCTTTCGCAAGTCTATTGGCTCGTTTCTTGAGTGTGGCTCTGATGATGATTTTGACCTTGATGAGTGA
- the LOC136541618 gene encoding uncharacterized protein isoform X2: protein MSASENQAAEARMDTSARKIVPTGNKIRIRLPLPLRKRLAEGLQTMSTGLPEDTKKHAAKEVPEYTNDTAENTTFVDTELKIEKANSNNLCKTMSKDRVCEEANFIVPDLNLTTTAGMQDNTESVCPVRKGSCEEGHTDIMSNGLPPESSKTSKKEACVGAMDSTPSMELSITRVQGEVEKNDSTTKPCEAASENILSKKLLYETNSNTSRKRVTEEAKINNPSKNLKTSAGKCGEANDCFPIRRPVDQSNDKKFSKKMRTSAVQATDTSQNTSGLKLPTSVGLAVEQSTSTAFLETTKVYKEFEEKVKRTVYLDNLSRLATDAVITTALNQFGNVKSVSFLTNYTVPFDIPQSALVEMETEKDAESVVNILDEFPFMLSGMPRPVRAKHATAEMFNDRPRKPGRKLEFHWVGPTDPDCHNVRKFKLMSKRHELENLALIKNELQEEALLAKHQQDNLNCHYRKLETVDSVIMNGGLNRLTHIYNFRFDEMY from the exons ATGTCTGCCTCTGAAAACCAGGCTGCTGAAGCCAGAATGGACACAAGTGCCAGGAAAATTGTCCCAACTGGGAACAAAATCCGTATTCGTTTACCATTACCACTGAGAAAGAGGTTGGCTGAAGGCCTTCAGACCATGAGCACAGGATTGCCTGAGGATACGAAAAAACACGCTGCTAAGGAAGTACCTGAATATACTAATGACACCGCCGAAAACACCACATTTGTTGACACTGAACTGAAGATTGAAAAG GCAAACAGCAACAACCTGTGCAAAACCATGTCAAAGGACAGAGTGTGTGAAGAGGCTAATTTCATTGTCCCAGACCTGAATCTGACAACCACTGCTGGCATGCAAGATAACACAGAAAGCGTTTGCCCTGTAAGGAAAGGGTCATGTGAAGAGGGACACACAGACATTATGAGCAATGGGCTGCCTCCTGAGAGCAGCAAAACATCAAAGAAGGAAGCATGTGTAGGAGCCATGGACAGCACCCCAAGCATGGAACTTTCAATCACAAGAGTGCAAGGTGAAGTGGAAAAGAACGACTCCACTACTAAaccctgtgaagctgctagtgaAAATATCCTAAGCAAGAAGCTACTCTATGAGACAAACAGCAATACCTCAAGGAAGAGAGTAACTGAAGAAGCTAAGATCAACAACCCAAGCAAGAATCTGAAAACCTCTGCAGGGAAGTGTGGAGAGGCGAATGACTGTTTCCCAATCAGACGACCCGTTGATCAATCTAATGACAAGAAATTTAGCAAAAAGATGCGTACCTCTGCAGTACAAGCTACTGACACCAGCCAGAACACTTCCGGACTGAAACTTCCTACCTCTGTTGGCCTGGCTGTGGAACAAAGTACCAGCACTGCATTCTTGGAGACCACAAAAGTGTATAAAGAGTTTGAGGAGAAGGTTAAGAGAACTGTATACCTTGACAACTTGTCCCGCCTGGCTACAGATGCAGTCATTACGACGGCTTTGAACCAGTTTGGTAATGTCAAAAGCGTCAGTTTTCTGACCAACTATACAGTTCCATTTGACATTCCCCAATCTGCATTAGTAGAAATGGAAACTGAGAAGGATGCTGAGTCCGTGGTCAACATACTAGATGAGTTCCCATTCATGCTGTCTGGGATGCCAAGGCCTGTGAGGGCGAAGCATGCCACAGCTGAAATGTTCAATGACCGTCCACGGAAACCTGGAAGGAAGTTAGAATTCCATTGGGTGGGCCCTACAGACCCTGATTGTCATAATGTCAGAAAGTTTAAGTTGATGTCCAAGAGGCATGAGTTGGAGAACTTAGCACTAATCAAG AATGAACTGCAAGAGGAGGCACTGCTCGCAAAGCATCAGCAGGACAATCTGAATTGTCATTACAGGAAGCTTGAGACTGTAGACAGCGTGATTATGAATGGCGGGCTCAATCGCCTGACTCACATTTACAACTTCCGTTTCGATGAAATGTATTGA
- the LOC136541618 gene encoding uncharacterized protein isoform X1: protein MSASENQAAEARMDTSARKIVPTGNKIRIRLPLPLRKRLAEGLQTMSTGLPEDTKKHAAKEVPEYTNDTAENTTFVDTELKIEKVSTKPPSIKLSTDGNLKTMSKDSLCEQANSNNLCKTMSKDRVCEEANFIVPDLNLTTTAGMQDNTESVCPVRKGSCEEGHTDIMSNGLPPESSKTSKKEACVGAMDSTPSMELSITRVQGEVEKNDSTTKPCEAASENILSKKLLYETNSNTSRKRVTEEAKINNPSKNLKTSAGKCGEANDCFPIRRPVDQSNDKKFSKKMRTSAVQATDTSQNTSGLKLPTSVGLAVEQSTSTAFLETTKVYKEFEEKVKRTVYLDNLSRLATDAVITTALNQFGNVKSVSFLTNYTVPFDIPQSALVEMETEKDAESVVNILDEFPFMLSGMPRPVRAKHATAEMFNDRPRKPGRKLEFHWVGPTDPDCHNVRKFKLMSKRHELENLALIKNELQEEALLAKHQQDNLNCHYRKLETVDSVIMNGGLNRLTHIYNFRFDEMY, encoded by the exons ATGTCTGCCTCTGAAAACCAGGCTGCTGAAGCCAGAATGGACACAAGTGCCAGGAAAATTGTCCCAACTGGGAACAAAATCCGTATTCGTTTACCATTACCACTGAGAAAGAGGTTGGCTGAAGGCCTTCAGACCATGAGCACAGGATTGCCTGAGGATACGAAAAAACACGCTGCTAAGGAAGTACCTGAATATACTAATGACACCGCCGAAAACACCACATTTGTTGACACTGAACTGAAGATTGAAAAGGTAAGCACCAAGCCCCCTAGTATCAAATTATCAACAGATGGAAACTTGAAAACCATGTCTAAAGACAGTCTATGTGAACAGGCAAACAGCAACAACCTGTGCAAAACCATGTCAAAGGACAGAGTGTGTGAAGAGGCTAATTTCATTGTCCCAGACCTGAATCTGACAACCACTGCTGGCATGCAAGATAACACAGAAAGCGTTTGCCCTGTAAGGAAAGGGTCATGTGAAGAGGGACACACAGACATTATGAGCAATGGGCTGCCTCCTGAGAGCAGCAAAACATCAAAGAAGGAAGCATGTGTAGGAGCCATGGACAGCACCCCAAGCATGGAACTTTCAATCACAAGAGTGCAAGGTGAAGTGGAAAAGAACGACTCCACTACTAAaccctgtgaagctgctagtgaAAATATCCTAAGCAAGAAGCTACTCTATGAGACAAACAGCAATACCTCAAGGAAGAGAGTAACTGAAGAAGCTAAGATCAACAACCCAAGCAAGAATCTGAAAACCTCTGCAGGGAAGTGTGGAGAGGCGAATGACTGTTTCCCAATCAGACGACCCGTTGATCAATCTAATGACAAGAAATTTAGCAAAAAGATGCGTACCTCTGCAGTACAAGCTACTGACACCAGCCAGAACACTTCCGGACTGAAACTTCCTACCTCTGTTGGCCTGGCTGTGGAACAAAGTACCAGCACTGCATTCTTGGAGACCACAAAAGTGTATAAAGAGTTTGAGGAGAAGGTTAAGAGAACTGTATACCTTGACAACTTGTCCCGCCTGGCTACAGATGCAGTCATTACGACGGCTTTGAACCAGTTTGGTAATGTCAAAAGCGTCAGTTTTCTGACCAACTATACAGTTCCATTTGACATTCCCCAATCTGCATTAGTAGAAATGGAAACTGAGAAGGATGCTGAGTCCGTGGTCAACATACTAGATGAGTTCCCATTCATGCTGTCTGGGATGCCAAGGCCTGTGAGGGCGAAGCATGCCACAGCTGAAATGTTCAATGACCGTCCACGGAAACCTGGAAGGAAGTTAGAATTCCATTGGGTGGGCCCTACAGACCCTGATTGTCATAATGTCAGAAAGTTTAAGTTGATGTCCAAGAGGCATGAGTTGGAGAACTTAGCACTAATCAAG AATGAACTGCAAGAGGAGGCACTGCTCGCAAAGCATCAGCAGGACAATCTGAATTGTCATTACAGGAAGCTTGAGACTGTAGACAGCGTGATTATGAATGGCGGGCTCAATCGCCTGACTCACATTTACAACTTCCGTTTCGATGAAATGTATTGA